From the genome of Candidatus Latescibacterota bacterium:
CTCCTCTAGCGTTTGGTCGATCGCCCCGGTGTCTACCGGTCAGGAATCAACCTGTGTCCCAAAAAGAGGGAACCGGCGCGGGGCCGGCTCCCTTCGTGAATCGTATTTCCCGGATCCCGATACACCCGTTCTCCTATGCGAGGAAATCGTCGGGCACATTCTCGATCCTGGCAATATCCGCTATCTTCTCTTTTACATCGAATCCCATCGTACAGTCTACCGTACAATTTCCACATTCCCTGCATTTACCGGCCTCCGCCAGAAGCGGCCGGATCGTATCCTTGGCCTTTGCGAGGTTCCTGTACCCATAGGCATACATGAAACTTCTCATCATCGCGGGGATCTCGATGTGGTGCCTGCAGGTATCCACGCACCTGCGACACTGCGCACAATAGAGCCCCTGCATCCCATCGAGCATGCCGAGTTCGAGATCCTTTTTCTCCTGGTCGGAAAATTTCAGGTTCTCCATAGCGGCCATATCTTCCTCAAGCTGTTCCATACTGGAAAACCCGGGGATCGACGTGTGTACGTTCTCATCCCTGAGGACCCATTTGAGGGCAGCCGTCATATTTATCTTCTTCTCTCGTTCCTTGTCCCAGTAGACACCAGCCTGTGTCTTCATCGCCACGATCCCCAGTCCAGCCTTCGCCGCCCTGGCAATCGACTTCTTCACTTCTTTCACATGGGGCTGACGGAAGTTGTAGGATGTAAGGACCACTTCGTGGAACTTGCTGTCCACCGCCGCGTCGATTACTTCCGGTTCGTTTGTATGAACCGAGACTCCTACAAAACGCGTCTTGCCTTCTTTCTTCATCTTCTCGAGAGCCAGGACGATCGGCTCATACGTCACCGCGGCTGCTGCCGATAATGCATGCATATGGAGGATGTCGACATACTCGATGCCCAGTCGTCCCAGGCTCGTCTCGAAGGCGCCGATAAATGCCTCTGCAGTCGCAGCGCCCGGAATAAACTGGCCTGTCCGCTGATCCATCGGAAGGTGGACCTTGGTCGTAATGATATATGAATCTCTCGGCCTTCCCTTGATCACCTCACCTACCAGTACCTCGTGGTTTCCATTACCGTAACTATTGGCCGTATCGAAATGGGTCAGGCCCATATCCATGGCGGCTTTGTAC
Proteins encoded in this window:
- a CDS encoding aldo/keto reductase, which codes for MKKDKTKQGRRDFIKTGLAGIAGAAVAPSLLRAGEGEEKKERKLINRTLGKTGLKCPIVSIGAAGQDPALYKAAMDMGLTHFDTANSYGNGNHEVLVGEVIKGRPRDSYIITTKVHLPMDQRTGQFIPGAATAEAFIGAFETSLGRLGIEYVDILHMHALSAAAAVTYEPIVLALEKMKKEGKTRFVGVSVHTNEPEVIDAAVDSKFHEVVLTSYNFRQPHVKEVKKSIARAAKAGLGIVAMKTQAGVYWDKEREKKINMTAALKWVLRDENVHTSIPGFSSMEQLEEDMAAMENLKFSDQEKKDLELGMLDGMQGLYCAQCRRCVDTCRHHIEIPAMMRSFMYAYGYRNLAKAKDTIRPLLAEAGKCRECGNCTVDCTMGFDVKEKIADIARIENVPDDFLA